TGATCTTGTAAGGTCATCAGGGATGACCGACATACTGGATCGAGTCTTTGAAGGATCCTCCTATGAGTACTCAGTGTCGGTCTGTTCGGCCCATCGCAACTTGATGGCGCTGGAGGATTTTGCTCGAGGGGCCTGCCAGGATGGAGCCAAGGTATTCATCGGCATTGCCGGTATGGCTGCCGCTCTTCCAGGTGCTCTAGCTGGCTGCACATTAATGGCCAAGCCGGTCATCGCGGTGCCGCTAGATGAGCACGGTATAGATTCGTGCATTTACATGCCACCGGGCGTACCGGTGCTCACGGCCGGTGTGGGTAAGCCGGGGCTAAAGAACGCGGCCATTGCTGCTTGCCAGATTCTGGCTATTGGCGATCACGACCTTGAACT
This DNA window, taken from Candidatus Dormiibacterota bacterium, encodes the following:
- a CDS encoding AIR carboxylase family protein — protein: MFARRVFLPFLFLDNLEGNLFQVCIVMGSKSDLDLVRSSGMTDILDRVFEGSSYEYSVSVCSAHRNLMALEDFARGACQDGAKVFIGIAGMAAALPGALAGCTLMAKPVIAVPLDEHGIDSCIYMPPGVPVLTAGVGKPGLKNAAIAACQILAIGDHDLELSLMRYISKNNKQAEFNIDLKES